The Salvia miltiorrhiza cultivar Shanhuang (shh) chromosome 1, IMPLAD_Smil_shh, whole genome shotgun sequence genome has a window encoding:
- the LOC130995369 gene encoding 60S ribosomal protein L35-like translates to MARIKVHELRQKNKTELLAQLKDLKAELALLRVAKVTGGAPNKLSKIKVVRLSIAQVLTVISQKQKSALREAYKNKKYLPLDLRPKKTRAIRRRLTKHQASLKTEKQKKKEMYFPLRKYAIKV, encoded by the exons ATGG CTCGGATCAAGGTGCACGAGCTTCGGCAGAAGAACAAGACGGAGCTGCTGGCGCAGCTGAAGGATCTTAAGGCGGAGCTGGCGTTGCTGCGGGTGGCCAAAGTCACCGGCGGCGCACCCAACAAGCTCTCCAAAATCAAGGTTGTAAGGTTGTCCATCGCGCAGGTGCTCACCGTTATCTCGCAGAAGCAGAAGTCCGCTCTGCGCGAAGCCTACAAAAACAAGAAGTATTTGCCCCTCGATCTCCGCCCCAAGAAGACGCGCGCCATCCGCCGCCGCCTAACAAAGCACCAG GCTTCTTTGAAGACAGAAaagcagaagaagaaagaaatgtaCTTCCCCTTGAGAAAGTACGCCATCAAAGTCTAA
- the LOC130995378 gene encoding calvin cycle protein CP12-3, chloroplastic has translation MSASLALNFRPPLPFAPPSSASPPRSGRPTMAGVRSEMKLYKGTHMREQRLTEMIEKKVAEATQVCGEDETSDECKVAWDEVEEVSQAKADLRLKIHQLQQDPLEYFCQENPETDECRVYED, from the coding sequence ATGTCCGCCTCTCTAGCCCTAAATTTCAGGCCGCCGCTACCTTTCGCACCTCCTTCTTCTGCTTCACCTCCGCGATCCGGCCGGCCAACGATGGCCGGGGTTAGGTCGGAGATGAAACTGTACAAAGGAACGCACATGAGAGAGCAGCGGCTGACGGAGATGATCGAGAAGAAGGTGGCGGAGGCGACGCAAGTCTGCGGCGAGGACGAGACTTCCGACGAGTGCAAGGTGGCATGGGACGAGGTGGAGGAGGTGAGCCAGGCAAAGGCCGATCTCCGCCTCAAAATCCACCAGCTCCAGCAGGATCCGCTCGAATACTTCTGCCAGGAGAATCCGGAAACCGATGAGTGCCGTGTTTATGAGGATTGA
- the LOC130995349 gene encoding chlorophyll a-b binding protein 7, chloroplastic isoform X3 encodes MSLLRPPPPLLRCERAALTFSSFHGINSFSRFKASWQEVAGVVVFSAIPFTAVKAIANSPVGEELQRRMEEKKKLFKDNASKLKALSNKARMESFEVLHARWAMLAALGALIPEILDLIGAFHFVEPVWWRVGYSKLKGDTLDYLGIPGLHLAGSQGVLIIAICQALLMAFQAQVGPEYARFCGIEALEPLGIYLPGDINYPGGALFDPLNLSQDPVAFEELKIKEIKNGRLAMVAWLGFYAQAALTGKGPVHNLLDHISDPFHYNLLSALKAM; translated from the exons ATGTCTCTGCTCCGCCCTCCGCCGCCGCTCCTCCGCTGCGAACGCGCGGCTCTAACTTTTTCGAGCTTCCACGGTATCAACTCATTCTCCCGCTTTAAAGCTTCATGGCAAGAG GTTGCCGGAGTCGTTGTGTTCTCCGCGATTCCTTTCACGGCGGTGAAAGCGATTGCCAACAGCCCGGTCGGGGAGGAGCTCCAGAGGCGaatggaggagaagaagaagctcttTAAGGACAACGCTTCGAAGCTGAAGGCGCTCTCCAACAAGGCTAGAATGGAGAG TTTTGAAGTTCTACATGCAAGGTGGGCTATGCTTGCTGCTCTCGGTGCTTTAATTCCAGAGATATTAGATCTGATAGGAGCGTTTCATTTCGTGGAACCTGTTTGGTGGCGAGTGGGCTACTCAAAGCTTAAG GGCGACACACTAGACTACCTCGGCATCCCCGGCCTCCATTTAGCTGGAAGTCAAGGAGTCCTCATCATAGCCATATGTCAAGCCCTTCTCATG GCCTTCCAAGCGCAGGTTGGTCCAGAGTATGCGCGTTTCTGTGGCATCGAGGCCTTGGAGCCTTTAGGCATATATCTACCAGGGGACATCAATTATCCAGGAGGCGCGCTTTTCGACCCCTTGAATCTGTCCCAAGATCCAGTTGCATTCGAGGAACTGAAAATCAAAGAGATCAAAAATGGGCGCCTAGCCATGGTTGCATGGTTAGGTTTTTATGCTCAAGCTGCTCTAACTGGTAAAGGACCTGTACATAACCTTCTTGACCATATTTCTGATCCTTTCCACTATAATCTGCTTTCAGCTCTAAAAGCTATGTAG
- the LOC130995349 gene encoding chlorophyll a-b binding protein 7, chloroplastic isoform X2 gives MSLLRPPPPLLRCERAALTFSSFHGINSFSRFKASWQEVAGVVVFSAIPFTAVKAIANSPVGEELQRRMEEKKKLFKDNASKLKALSNKARMESVWYGEDRPRWLGPISYEYPTYLTGELPGDYGFDIAGLSQDPVALQRYFNFEVLHARWAMLAALGALIPEILDLIGAFHFVEPVWWRVGYSKLKGDTLDYLGIPGLHLAGSQGVLIIAICQALLMVGPEYARFCGIEALEPLGIYLPGDINYPGGALFDPLNLSQDPVAFEELKIKEIKNGRLAMVAWLGFYAQAALTGKGPVHNLLDHISDPFHYNLLSALKAM, from the exons ATGTCTCTGCTCCGCCCTCCGCCGCCGCTCCTCCGCTGCGAACGCGCGGCTCTAACTTTTTCGAGCTTCCACGGTATCAACTCATTCTCCCGCTTTAAAGCTTCATGGCAAGAG GTTGCCGGAGTCGTTGTGTTCTCCGCGATTCCTTTCACGGCGGTGAAAGCGATTGCCAACAGCCCGGTCGGGGAGGAGCTCCAGAGGCGaatggaggagaagaagaagctcttTAAGGACAACGCTTCGAAGCTGAAGGCGCTCTCCAACAAGGCTAGAATGGAGAG CGTGTGGTATGGGGAGGATCGCCCCCGTTGGCTTGGTCCGATCTCATATGAGTATCCTACCTATCTCACCGGCGAGTTGCCTGGGGATTATGGTTTTGATATTGCTGGTTTGAGCCAGGACCCTGTGGCACTGCAGAGATATTTTAA TTTTGAAGTTCTACATGCAAGGTGGGCTATGCTTGCTGCTCTCGGTGCTTTAATTCCAGAGATATTAGATCTGATAGGAGCGTTTCATTTCGTGGAACCTGTTTGGTGGCGAGTGGGCTACTCAAAGCTTAAG GGCGACACACTAGACTACCTCGGCATCCCCGGCCTCCATTTAGCTGGAAGTCAAGGAGTCCTCATCATAGCCATATGTCAAGCCCTTCTCATG GTTGGTCCAGAGTATGCGCGTTTCTGTGGCATCGAGGCCTTGGAGCCTTTAGGCATATATCTACCAGGGGACATCAATTATCCAGGAGGCGCGCTTTTCGACCCCTTGAATCTGTCCCAAGATCCAGTTGCATTCGAGGAACTGAAAATCAAAGAGATCAAAAATGGGCGCCTAGCCATGGTTGCATGGTTAGGTTTTTATGCTCAAGCTGCTCTAACTGGTAAAGGACCTGTACATAACCTTCTTGACCATATTTCTGATCCTTTCCACTATAATCTGCTTTCAGCTCTAAAAGCTATGTAG
- the LOC131010297 gene encoding uncharacterized protein LOC131010297 — protein MGGCISSGSDHSIHQKPCATVISVGGELRRYPLPVTVSQVIQFEASAPNSVFLCDSDRLYFDDYIPRLDAAEELEPDQIYFVMPASRLQQRLAASDMAALAVKASVAFNDFNPRRSRKSRISPVLVAEEDPQSTHQIKINSNSYVHAKNARKASSGGVSRSSSVRKLHKYSSRRAKLAVRSFRIRLTTINEGSVLLN, from the coding sequence ATGGGAGGTTGTATATCGTCGGGCTCCGATCACTCTATCCATCAGAAGCCGTGCGCCACGGTGATCTCCGTCGGCGGAGAGCTGCGCCGGTATCCTCTCCCGGTCACGGTGTCGCAGGTGATTCAGTTCGAGGCGTCGGCCCCGAACTCCGTCTTCCTTTGCGACTCCGACCGGCTGTACTTCGACGACTACATACCGCGCCTCGACGCGGCGGAGGAGCTGGAGCCTGATCAGATCTACTTCGTGATGCCGGCTTCGAGGCTCCAGCAGCGCCTAGCCGCCTCCGACATGGCGGCGTTGGCCGTCAAGGCCAGCGTCGCGTTCAACGACTTCAACCCGCGGCGGAGCCGGAAATCTCGGATCTCGCCCGTTTTGGTGGCGGAGGAGGATCCGCAGTCGACTCATCAGATCAAAATCAACAGCAATTCGTACGTTCACGCCAAAAATGCGAGGAAGGCGTCGTCGGGCGGCGTTTCGAGATCCAGCTCCGTGAGGAAGCTGCATAAATATTCTTCGCGGCGAGCGAAATTGGCGGTTCGATCTTTCAGGATTAGGCTCACCACGATTAACGAAGGTTCCGTGctcctaaattaa
- the LOC130995349 gene encoding chlorophyll a-b binding protein 7, chloroplastic isoform X1: MSLLRPPPPLLRCERAALTFSSFHGINSFSRFKASWQEVAGVVVFSAIPFTAVKAIANSPVGEELQRRMEEKKKLFKDNASKLKALSNKARMESVWYGEDRPRWLGPISYEYPTYLTGELPGDYGFDIAGLSQDPVALQRYFNFEVLHARWAMLAALGALIPEILDLIGAFHFVEPVWWRVGYSKLKGDTLDYLGIPGLHLAGSQGVLIIAICQALLMAFQAQVGPEYARFCGIEALEPLGIYLPGDINYPGGALFDPLNLSQDPVAFEELKIKEIKNGRLAMVAWLGFYAQAALTGKGPVHNLLDHISDPFHYNLLSALKAM; this comes from the exons ATGTCTCTGCTCCGCCCTCCGCCGCCGCTCCTCCGCTGCGAACGCGCGGCTCTAACTTTTTCGAGCTTCCACGGTATCAACTCATTCTCCCGCTTTAAAGCTTCATGGCAAGAG GTTGCCGGAGTCGTTGTGTTCTCCGCGATTCCTTTCACGGCGGTGAAAGCGATTGCCAACAGCCCGGTCGGGGAGGAGCTCCAGAGGCGaatggaggagaagaagaagctcttTAAGGACAACGCTTCGAAGCTGAAGGCGCTCTCCAACAAGGCTAGAATGGAGAG CGTGTGGTATGGGGAGGATCGCCCCCGTTGGCTTGGTCCGATCTCATATGAGTATCCTACCTATCTCACCGGCGAGTTGCCTGGGGATTATGGTTTTGATATTGCTGGTTTGAGCCAGGACCCTGTGGCACTGCAGAGATATTTTAA TTTTGAAGTTCTACATGCAAGGTGGGCTATGCTTGCTGCTCTCGGTGCTTTAATTCCAGAGATATTAGATCTGATAGGAGCGTTTCATTTCGTGGAACCTGTTTGGTGGCGAGTGGGCTACTCAAAGCTTAAG GGCGACACACTAGACTACCTCGGCATCCCCGGCCTCCATTTAGCTGGAAGTCAAGGAGTCCTCATCATAGCCATATGTCAAGCCCTTCTCATG GCCTTCCAAGCGCAGGTTGGTCCAGAGTATGCGCGTTTCTGTGGCATCGAGGCCTTGGAGCCTTTAGGCATATATCTACCAGGGGACATCAATTATCCAGGAGGCGCGCTTTTCGACCCCTTGAATCTGTCCCAAGATCCAGTTGCATTCGAGGAACTGAAAATCAAAGAGATCAAAAATGGGCGCCTAGCCATGGTTGCATGGTTAGGTTTTTATGCTCAAGCTGCTCTAACTGGTAAAGGACCTGTACATAACCTTCTTGACCATATTTCTGATCCTTTCCACTATAATCTGCTTTCAGCTCTAAAAGCTATGTAG
- the LOC130995334 gene encoding LOW QUALITY PROTEIN: splicing factor U2af small subunit B-like (The sequence of the model RefSeq protein was modified relative to this genomic sequence to represent the inferred CDS: deleted 1 base in 1 codon), with product MAEHLASIFGTEKDRVNCPFYFKIGACRHGDRCSRLHNRPTISPTLLLSNMYQRPDMITPGVDAQGQPIDPDKIQEHFEDFYEDIYEELSKFGEIESLNVCDNLADHMIGNVYVQFKEEDQAAAALNALQGRFYSGRPIIADFSPVTDFREATCRQYEENSCNRGGYCNFMHVKMIGRELRRKLYGTRHGRFWGTRSRSRSAKPRAHKRERERSNERGRERDYDRRDHHRGSGRRSGGGDRHGGRYGSERRRHGGSPRRSRSPVREGSEERRARIEQWNREREEKGQ from the exons ATGGCGGAGCACTTGGCCTCCATTTTCGGCACCGAGAAGGACCGCGTCAACTGCCCGTTCTACTTCAAAATCGGCGCCTGCCGCCACGGCGACCGGTGCTCCCGCCTCCACAACCGCCCGACCATATCGCCGACGCTGCTGCTGTCCAACATGTACCAGCGCCCCGACATGATCACCCCCGGCGTCGACGCCCAGGGCCAGCCGATCGACCCCGACAAGATCCAGGAGCATTTCGAGGATTTCTACGAGGACATATACGAGGAGCTCAGCAAATTCGGCGAAATCGAGAGCCTCAACGTCTGCGACAACCTCGCCGACCACATGATCGGAAATGTCTACGTCCAGTTCAAGGAGGAGGATCAGGCGGCGGCTGCGCTCAACGCGTTGCAGGGGAGGTTCTACTCCGGCCGTCCGATTATCGCCGATTTCTCGCCTGTCACCGATTTTCGCGAGGCTACCTGCCGGCAGTATGAGGAGAACAGCTGTAACCGTGGCGGATACTGCAATTTTATGCATGTTAAGATGATCGGTAGGGAGCTGAGGAGGAAGCTGTATGGTACCCGCCATGGCAGGTTTTGGGGAACTAGGAGCCGCAGCAGGAGTGCGAAGCCCCGCGCA CATAAGCGTGAGAGGGAGAGGAGTAATgagaggggaagagagagagattatgATAGGCGGGATCACCACCGTGGTAGTGGGAGGAGGAGTGGTGGAGGTGACAGGCATGGTGGGAGGTATGGGAGTGAGAGGAGAAGGCATGGAGGGAGTCCGAGGAGGAGCAGGAGTCCGGTGAGGGAAGGGAGCGAGGAGCGTAGAGCTAGGATTGAGCAGTGGAATCGGGAGAGGGAGGAGAAGGGACAGTGA
- the LOC130995341 gene encoding LOW QUALITY PROTEIN: mitotic spindle checkpoint protein BUBR1 (The sequence of the model RefSeq protein was modified relative to this genomic sequence to represent the inferred CDS: deleted 1 base in 1 codon), with protein MASSKLEESIEIMQDPEMEFLASKEETGNEWELFKENVRPLKRGRNVRLLNHALKSNFHSQVKSSLLQHRRKLIEAIDEYTGDDPLQPWIECIKWVQEAFPPGGDCSGLVVIYEQCVRTFWHDDRYKDDLRYLKVWLEYAENCVDAEVIYNFLEANSIGVTHAGFYISYALLMEQKNKNKTANEIFSRGLSMKAEPVEKLTASYKKFLARSMRQLKATDDDATENQASARSFGTLLAKQARNQVPESSDIFRKKQKPDRVPGGTFSIFKDSSDSTVFSHQPEMSKVGIKPWHSLGARAERNKENNAIPSKWTSNKIPQRPGQRISRPAPGPCIEIFVDEECTEQNKPNKEGEKSSVLHLRPGDGKDIKRETELLRENPLRNFPSSALPR; from the exons ATGGCGAGCAGCAAATTGGAGGAGTCTATCGAAATCATGCAAGATCCGGAGATGGAGTTCTTAGCGTCGAAAGAAGAGACCGGCAACGAGTGGGAGCTCTTTAAAGAAAACGTCCGCCCATTGAAGCGCGGGCGCAACGTTCGTCTCCTCAACCACGCTCTCAAATCGAACTTCCATTCCCAAGTCAAGAGCTCCCTGCTTCAACATCGAAG GAAGCTGATCGAGGCCATTGATGAATATACCGGAGACGACCCTCTCCAGCCCTGGATCGA GTGCATCAAATGGGTCCAGGAAGCTTTCCCACCTGGTGGAGACTGTTCAGGATTAGTCGTGATTTACGAACAATGTGTCCGCACCTTCTGGCATGATGACCGATACAAGGACGACCTACGGTACCTGAAAGTTTGGCTAGAATAT GCTGAAAACTGTGTTGATGCTGAAGTCATATATAACTTTTTGGAGGCAAACAGCATTGGTGTGACACATGCGGGATTCTACATTTCCTATGCGTTACTCATGGAACAGAAGAATAAAAATAAGACTGCGAATGAGATCTTCAGTCGTGGGCTATCTAT GAAGGCTGAGCCAGTCGAAAAACTGACAGCATCTTACAAGAAATTTCTTGCTCGTTCAATGAGACAACTAAAAGCTACCGAT GATGATGCGACAGAGAACCAGGCTTCAGCTCGAAGCTTTGGAACTTTGTTGGCTAAACAAGCAA GAAACCAGGTGCCAGAGAGCTCTGATATTTTTAGGAAAAAACAGAAGCCAGACAG GGTTCCTGGAGGCACCTTCTCCATCTTCAAAGACAGCAGCGATAGTACGGTATTTAGTCATCAACCAGAAATGTCCAAAGTAGGCATAAAACCATGGCAC TCGCTTGGTGCTCGTGcagaaagaaataaagagaaCAATGCAATTCCTTCCAAGTGGACATCAAATAAG ATTCCTCAGAGACCAGGTCAGAGAATATCAAGGCCAGCTCCAGGCCCGTGCATTGAGATCTTTGTGGATGAGGAATGCACAGA ACAAAATAAACCCAATAAGGAGGGGGAAAAGTCTTCAGTTTTGCATCTTAGACCTGGTGACGGAAAAGATATAAAGAG GGAAACGGAGCTGTTGAGAGAGAATCCCTTGCGCAACTTTCCTTCAAGTGCTCTGCCCCGATAA
- the LOC130995349 gene encoding chlorophyll a-b binding protein 7, chloroplastic isoform X4 encodes MSLLRPPPPLLRCERAALTFSSFHGINSFSRFKASWQEVAGVVVFSAIPFTAVKAIANSPVGEELQRRMEEKKKLFKDNASKLKALSNKARMESFEVLHARWAMLAALGALIPEILDLIGAFHFVEPVWWRVGYSKLKGDTLDYLGIPGLHLAGSQGVLIIAICQALLMVGPEYARFCGIEALEPLGIYLPGDINYPGGALFDPLNLSQDPVAFEELKIKEIKNGRLAMVAWLGFYAQAALTGKGPVHNLLDHISDPFHYNLLSALKAM; translated from the exons ATGTCTCTGCTCCGCCCTCCGCCGCCGCTCCTCCGCTGCGAACGCGCGGCTCTAACTTTTTCGAGCTTCCACGGTATCAACTCATTCTCCCGCTTTAAAGCTTCATGGCAAGAG GTTGCCGGAGTCGTTGTGTTCTCCGCGATTCCTTTCACGGCGGTGAAAGCGATTGCCAACAGCCCGGTCGGGGAGGAGCTCCAGAGGCGaatggaggagaagaagaagctcttTAAGGACAACGCTTCGAAGCTGAAGGCGCTCTCCAACAAGGCTAGAATGGAGAG TTTTGAAGTTCTACATGCAAGGTGGGCTATGCTTGCTGCTCTCGGTGCTTTAATTCCAGAGATATTAGATCTGATAGGAGCGTTTCATTTCGTGGAACCTGTTTGGTGGCGAGTGGGCTACTCAAAGCTTAAG GGCGACACACTAGACTACCTCGGCATCCCCGGCCTCCATTTAGCTGGAAGTCAAGGAGTCCTCATCATAGCCATATGTCAAGCCCTTCTCATG GTTGGTCCAGAGTATGCGCGTTTCTGTGGCATCGAGGCCTTGGAGCCTTTAGGCATATATCTACCAGGGGACATCAATTATCCAGGAGGCGCGCTTTTCGACCCCTTGAATCTGTCCCAAGATCCAGTTGCATTCGAGGAACTGAAAATCAAAGAGATCAAAAATGGGCGCCTAGCCATGGTTGCATGGTTAGGTTTTTATGCTCAAGCTGCTCTAACTGGTAAAGGACCTGTACATAACCTTCTTGACCATATTTCTGATCCTTTCCACTATAATCTGCTTTCAGCTCTAAAAGCTATGTAG